Genomic window (Kangiella profundi):
GTAGGTGAAGATGAGGCTGGTTATGCTCCTTCCCGAAAGTTTTACCAACTTGGTTATAAGAATAATCTCTACTCTGGAGACTTTGCTGTGCTTGGTTATATCGAGTATTCTGATACAGAAAATGAGTACAGCCCAAACTTGACTTATAACCACGGTATATATCAAACAGGTTATCGTACCGAGGGACGTAATATAGGTTCTACCTACGACAACGATACTCAGAGCATTGCGTTGGGGATTTTAGCATCACACAAAAATGGCCATCGTTACAAGATTCGGTTTGCAAAAGTCGACATGAATAGTGATGGTGGTGACGGAAATCATAGCATTTCTAATGATGCCATTAACTTTCGTCAGCTGGAGCTACAATACCAGTACCCAATTGGCGATAGTGTGATTGGTTTTGAAATTGATATTAAGGATAAAGTGATTGATTCCTTTGGCTATCAGAAGGAACGTTACAACGTCGGGCTCTCTTGGGAAATGACATTTTAATCTTTAGAGTTGCTCAATAAAGTATTTATTAAGATTGTTCGTTAATGAAGACAAATAATATGAAAAATTCAGTGCGTAAAGGTCTCTTGCTAATAGGTACACTGCTAGCTCTGCAGGGGTGCGTTAGTGCTCCTCCGGAAGTTTCTGCATCTATACCACTAATTCAAGATCAGAAAGTTTATTCTGGAAATTACTTATCGGAAGATTTCTCTCGCATTATTCAAGGTGCCACTGAAGGAGATAAGCTGCAATATCAGGGCGACACTATATTAGTTGGCAAAGAATATACTTCAGCGCTTGGCCTGAATTGCAAATCTGTAAGAGTTTTCGAAAAAAATTATACTGGATATGACAGTACTGTTTGTATGACAACCAGTGGCTGGTTTATGGCCTCTTCACTAACGGTAAAAAGCCCGACTCCTCAACACTGGGAGGGCAATAATAATGAATAGTTATCTTTTGGATACAAAACACTTACACATCCGATTGCTTTTCTTATTGGCACTTGCCTTGGTTAGTAGTATGGGTCATTCAGCAAGCCAGGAAGAGGCTATGCTCCTCGATGAGTTCGAATTAAGAAGCTCTTTACTTAACTCGAACCAGACTGATAACGCTAACTCAGTACAACAAGTTAACCCCAAGACATATTTAGACCAAAATAGAAACGGTCAATTGCTTCCTGGTGAACAACGAATAGAAAAATTACTTCCACCATCTGAAGCAGGGCTTCCAGCACCTTATGGTGCAAATTTATTTGCTGGTGGCTATGAAAGTGAGCGAGTTGATGGTTTAAACGAAGACTATCTAGTAGCACCAGGAGACAAGATATCTATATGGATGTGGGGTGCCGTAAACTTGTCACAAGTGGTAACCGTTGATAATCAAGGTAATATCTTTCTTCCTGAAATTGGACCTATCAAGTTAAGTAATACACCAGCCAGCAAAGTTAATTCTTTGGTAACTTCGCATATCAGAAAAGTTTATAAATCAAACGTAGAGGTTTACGTCAATCTGCTGAGTCCAACACCTGTTAGCGTATATGTTACGGGGCCGGTTATAAGACCAGGTCAGTATGCAGGGATGGCATCCGACAGCATCCTATACTATTTAAAGCGTGCAGGGGGAATTGATGCTGATCGTGGTAGCTATCGAGAAATTTCTGTAATCAGAGATGAAAAAGAAGTTATTAAGTTTGATCTCTACGAGTTTCTACGAAATGGCGTATTACCAGAATTTAGTTTTAAAGATAAAGATGTAATCCTGGTCTCCCAACAAGGATCAACAGTTACCGTAATGGCTGGAGCAAGAAACTCTTTCCGCTTCGAGTTTAAAGATGATACTGCAAAAGGTAAGGAGTTATCTCATTACGCAAGACCTTTATCCAGCATAAGCCATGTCGGGGTTGCCGGCACACGTCCAGATGGTCCTTTCTCTGTCTACTTACCATTCGAACAGTTTTCAGATTTTGAACTGATGGATGGCGATAAATTATTATTTAATGATGACTGGCATGCACAAATATACGACATCAAGGTCAGTGGCAGCCATTTAGGACCATCACATTACACGGTCAAAAAACGAACCAGACTGCATGATCTTTTGAGCCATGTAGAAATCGATCCAGAATTAGCTGACTTTGAAAATATTTATTTACTTAGAAAAAGTGTCGCTAAAAAGCAGAAAGAAATGATAGACCAAGCACTCGATCGATTAGAACGAAGTGTTTATACCGCTCCTGTCCAATCTAGTGGAGAAGGTGCAATCAGAACCCAGGAAGCTAGGTTGGTTTCCGATTTTGTACGCAGAGCAAAGCAAATAAAGCCACTTGGTAAAGTCATAGTTTCTGAAAATGGAAATATCGCCAATATTCTTCTTGAGCAGGGTGACGAAATTGTCATCCCGCAAAAATCAGACCTAGTTCATGTTGGTGGTGAGGTGTTGTTACCACAATCAGTTGTCTTTAATCCCAATGCAACCATTGAGGACTATATCGCCTGGGCTGGTGGTTACACAGAAAGAGCAAACCATGAGCGAATCATAGTTGTTCATGCCAATGGGTTAGTCAGTTATTTTGAGCAGTCATCATCAAGCTGGATGATCCACTCTAAGAACGAAAATAAAATTAAACCGGGTGATCAAGTCTTGGTGTTACCTAAAGTTGATGCGAAAATCATGCAAGCCGTTAAAGATATGACTCAAATCATCTACCAGATTGCTGTAGCTGCGAACGTGGCAATAGATTAATAGTTATGGCGCAGGTTCAGAGAAGAAGCAGGCTCAGTATATGGAAAGATGTAATCTTTGCTTTGTTTATAAGAGACCTGCAAAGTCGGTTTAATGACAAATTCGGAATTAGTTGGGCGATAATTCAGCCAGTAACATTTATATTTATTTTAGCTTTCATTAGAGGGCTGATGAATGGCGGTGAAACGCATACTATGCCGACATTTG
Coding sequences:
- a CDS encoding polysaccharide biosynthesis/export family protein, whose amino-acid sequence is MNSYLLDTKHLHIRLLFLLALALVSSMGHSASQEEAMLLDEFELRSSLLNSNQTDNANSVQQVNPKTYLDQNRNGQLLPGEQRIEKLLPPSEAGLPAPYGANLFAGGYESERVDGLNEDYLVAPGDKISIWMWGAVNLSQVVTVDNQGNIFLPEIGPIKLSNTPASKVNSLVTSHIRKVYKSNVEVYVNLLSPTPVSVYVTGPVIRPGQYAGMASDSILYYLKRAGGIDADRGSYREISVIRDEKEVIKFDLYEFLRNGVLPEFSFKDKDVILVSQQGSTVTVMAGARNSFRFEFKDDTAKGKELSHYARPLSSISHVGVAGTRPDGPFSVYLPFEQFSDFELMDGDKLLFNDDWHAQIYDIKVSGSHLGPSHYTVKKRTRLHDLLSHVEIDPELADFENIYLLRKSVAKKQKEMIDQALDRLERSVYTAPVQSSGEGAIRTQEARLVSDFVRRAKQIKPLGKVIVSENGNIANILLEQGDEIVIPQKSDLVHVGGEVLLPQSVVFNPNATIEDYIAWAGGYTERANHERIIVVHANGLVSYFEQSSSSWMIHSKNENKIKPGDQVLVLPKVDAKIMQAVKDMTQIIYQIAVAANVAID